A DNA window from Castanea sativa cultivar Marrone di Chiusa Pesio chromosome 7, ASM4071231v1 contains the following coding sequences:
- the LOC142605390 gene encoding aquaporin PIP2-7-like, with protein sequence MNNVFPNEAGLQLPRSLEKYESNGYSFKTKFLAFIGACEFYSPEMWKAAFTELIATALLVFTLTTTIISCLDSHEVEPKLLVPLAVFIIAFLFLMVTVPLSGGHMSPIFTFIAALRGLVTLARAAIYVLAQCVGSIIGFVILKKVMDHKTVQNHSLGGCTIDGNGATSALSPVIALALEFVCTCVVLFVGVTVAFDKKRCKELGMAMVCVVVAGSIALAVLFVSITVTGRAGYGGVGLSPARCLGPALLHGGKLWDGHWVFWVGPFFACIAYYCYSMNLPKEEEEYDILRLAWACFGKNYDPTNLQERV encoded by the exons ATGAATAATGTTTTCCCAAATGAAGCTGGTCTGCAATTGCCAAGATCACTCGAGAAATATGAGTCAAATGGTTACTCCTTCAAAACCAAATTTCTTGCTTTCATAGGTGCCTGTGAATTTTACTCTCCAGAG ATGTGGAAGGCAGCTTTCACAGAGTTAATAGCAACGGCCTTACTTGTGTTCACCCTCACCACAACCATAATCTCATGCTTGGACTCACATGAGGTTGAACCAAAGCTCCTTGTCCCACTAGCTGTCTTCATTATAGCCTTCTTATTCCTCATGGTGACAGTTCCATTATCTGGAGGCCACATGAgtccaatttttacattcataGCTGCCCTCAGGGGTCTTGTAACTCTTGCTCGTGCAGCCATCTATGTCTTGGCTCAATGTGTTGGCTCTATAATTGGTTTTGTTATACTGAAAAAAGTGATGGACCATAAAACAGTACAAAATCATTCCTTAGGTGGCTGCACAATTGATGGCAATGGAGCAACATCTGCACTAAGCCCTGTAATTGCATTGGCATTAGAATTCGTTTGCACCTGTGTGGTACTCTTTGTTGGTGTTACAGTGGCCTTTGACAAAAAAAGGTGCAAGGAACTTGGAATGGCAATGGTGTGTGTTGTGGTAGCAGGGTCTATAGCCCTAGCAGTACTGTTTGTGTCAATCACAGTTACTGGGAGGGCTGGCTATGGAGGTGTGGGCCTGAGTCCTGCAAGATGCTTGGGCCCAGCATTGTTGCATGGAGGCAAATTGTGGGATGGACATTGGGTTTTCTGGGTTGGGCCATTTTTTGCTTGCATTGCTTATTATTGTTACTCTATGAACTTAccaaaggaagaggaagagtaTGATATTTTAAGGTTAGCTTGGGCTTGTTTCGGGAAAAATTACGATCCCACTAATCTTCAAGAAAG
- the LOC142642673 gene encoding uncharacterized protein LOC142642673 — MAENLPVVGDEESVYAGNKVQPCTSTPMSQQWKAEEEKCTTTKLSEMLGLEEFFSLKVWRASLAELVGTAVFVFALDTIVISTYETQTKTPKLIMSFLIAVTTTIILIAINPISGSHINPAITLAAMLVGVISLSRAVIYILAQCAGAVLGALALKAVVSSTIEETFSLGGCTLNVIAPGPNGPIMIGLGTSQALWQEIICTFVLLFAAIWIAFDHRQARALGRVMVVSIIGIVVGLLVFISTTLTATKGYAGVGMNPARCLGPALVRGGHLWNGHWIFWVGPAIACVAFYLYTKLIPQQHFHADGFKHDFLNILKAIFSSNHAHKK; from the exons ATGGCTGAGAATCTGCCTGTAGTGGGGGATGAAGAAAGTGTCTATGCTGGAAACAAAGTCCAACCTTGCACCTCCACACCAAT GTCACAGCAATGGAAAGCTGAGGAAGAGAAGTGCACTACTACTAAATTGAGTGAGATGTTGGGCTTGGAGGAGTTCTTCTCTTTGAAG GTATGGAGAGCATCTTTGGCAGAGCTTGTTGGCACAGCAGTCTTTGTTTTTGCACTTGACACCATAGTCATCTCCACCTATGAGACtcaaaccaaaacaccaaaactcATAATGTCATTCCTTATTGCTGTCACCACAACAATTATCCTCATCGCCATCAATCCAATTTCCGGCAGTCACATCAACCCCGCCATCACCTTAGCCGCCATGCTTGTCGGCGTAATTTCCCTTTCAAGGGCTGTCATATACATATTGGCACAATGTGCTGGTGCTGTGCTAGGTGCACTAGCACTTAAAGCCGTGGTAAGCAGCACCATTGAAGAAACATTTTCACTAGGAGGTTGCACACTCAATGTCATTGCACCAGGCCCAAACGGGCCCATTATGATTGGACTTGGGACAAGCCAGGCCCTATGGCAAGAGATAATATGCACTTTTGTGCTTCTTTTTGCTGCAATATGGATCGCTTTTGATCATCGCCAAGCTAGGGCTTTGGGCCGAGTTATGGTTGTTTCCATAATTGGAATTGTAGTAGGCCTCCTTGTGTTTATTTCAACAACCTTGACAGCAACAAAGGGTTATGCTGGGGTTGGTATGAACCCAGCTAGGTGTTTGGGCCCAGCACTTGTTCGAGGGGGCCACCTTTGGAATGGGCACTGGATTTTTTGGGTTGGGCCTGCTATTGCATGTGTGGCATTCTATCTATACACAAAGCTCATCCCACAGCAGCATTTCCATGCTGATGGGTTCAAGCATGACTTCCTGAATATTTTGAAGGCTATATTTTCATCAAACCATGCTCACAAGAAGTGA